Genomic DNA from Phenylobacterium hankyongense:
CTTGAGGTCGTCATCACCTTCGGCCTGGTTTACACCGTCTACGCCACCGCTGTTGACCCGAAGAAAGGTTCAGTAGGCACAGTCGCCCCCATCGCCATCGGTTTCATCGTCGGAGCCAACATCCTCGCAGCCGGCCCCTTCTCCGGGGGATCCATGAACCCTGCTCGCTCCTTCGGACCCGCCATCGTTAGCGGCGACT
This window encodes:
- a CDS encoding aquaporin, whose product is LEVVITFGLVYTVYATAVDPKKGSVGTVAPIAIGFIVGANILAAGPFSGGSMNPARSFGPAIVSGDLTGIWIYWVGPLIGGGLAGLVYTYTFLVSDHAPLPS